The following proteins are co-located in the Blattabacterium sp. (Blatta orientalis) str. Tarazona genome:
- a CDS encoding DNA translocase FtsK 4TM domain-containing protein: MEKIGAILSHYFIYCGIGISAFFFPLLLFLTGFIILLEGRFLRNKYQSIIWKFLFLSIWIPITFYLIFPENGILSGIFGFEIGNFLISLFGKVGLGFLVLTSIILYSIIIFRITTPKLKNGIKKKIKYVHEDMGWIIQLWELLKNFFNYRKKDLSIDPPPFFEEKKIKSSIINFPILSSSKNEDFLLSLSGEDLENNKKKIIHLLNYYKITVDKIKATIGPTITLYEIFPQVGVRISKIKNLEKEIALNLSALSIRIIAPIPGKGSVGIEIPNNKRSLVYMKNILDSEESFKKSHKMELPISLGKTVFNEIFMIDLAKMPHLLIAGSTGQGKSVGLNAMIVFLLYKKKPENLKFILIDPKKVELSIYKKISKSYFALLPNSINPIITNIHEVRDILNSLCKEMDNRYSLLERAMVRNIQEYNGKYEKKYHIPYIILIIDEFADLSLSFKKKQIEIYITRLAQLARAVGIHLIIATQRPSVDVITGLIKSNFTARIAFRVSSKIDSITILDCTGAEQLIGKGDLLFSNKNELIRLQGPFIDLSDIQKIVDFYGRNTFQKTDIFLTRTG, encoded by the coding sequence TTGGAAAAAATAGGAGCTATTCTATCTCACTATTTTATATACTGCGGAATAGGAATTAGCGCATTTTTTTTTCCCTTATTATTGTTCCTCACAGGATTCATAATCCTTTTGGAAGGAAGATTTTTACGGAATAAGTATCAATCCATAATATGGAAATTTCTATTTCTAAGCATATGGATTCCTATAACCTTTTATCTGATTTTTCCTGAAAACGGAATACTAAGTGGTATTTTTGGTTTTGAAATAGGAAATTTTTTGATCAGCTTATTTGGAAAGGTAGGACTAGGATTCCTAGTCCTTACAAGTATCATCCTTTATTCAATCATCATATTCCGGATTACTACTCCAAAGTTAAAAAATGGAATAAAAAAAAAAATAAAATATGTTCATGAAGATATGGGGTGGATAATCCAATTATGGGAATTATTAAAAAATTTTTTTAATTATAGAAAAAAGGATTTATCCATTGATCCCCCTCCATTTTTTGAAGAAAAAAAAATAAAAAGTTCTATCATAAATTTTCCTATACTTTCTTCTTCTAAAAATGAAGATTTTCTATTATCTCTATCTGGAGAAGATCTGGAAAATAATAAAAAAAAAATTATTCATCTCCTCAACTATTATAAGATCACAGTAGATAAAATTAAGGCTACTATAGGACCTACTATCACTTTATACGAAATATTTCCTCAGGTAGGCGTGCGGATTTCAAAAATAAAAAACTTAGAAAAGGAAATCGCTTTAAATTTATCTGCTTTATCTATAAGAATCATAGCTCCCATACCTGGAAAAGGTTCTGTAGGGATAGAAATCCCCAATAATAAACGTTCTCTCGTATATATGAAAAACATCCTTGATTCTGAAGAAAGTTTCAAAAAAAGTCATAAAATGGAACTCCCTATTTCTTTAGGAAAAACCGTATTTAATGAAATTTTTATGATAGATTTAGCCAAGATGCCACATCTACTTATAGCAGGATCTACTGGACAAGGGAAGTCAGTTGGATTAAATGCTATGATAGTCTTCTTATTATATAAAAAAAAACCAGAAAATCTAAAATTTATTTTGATCGATCCAAAAAAAGTAGAGTTATCTATCTATAAAAAAATTTCTAAATCTTATTTTGCTCTTTTACCTAATTCTATAAATCCGATCATTACAAACATACATGAGGTAAGAGATATATTAAATTCTTTATGCAAAGAAATGGATAATAGATATTCTCTTTTAGAAAGAGCAATGGTTAGAAATATTCAAGAATACAATGGTAAATATGAAAAAAAATATCATATCCCTTATATTATCCTAATTATTGATGAATTTGCAGATTTAAGTCTTTCTTTTAAAAAAAAACAAATAGAAATATATATAACCCGTTTAGCACAGTTAGCTCGTGCTGTGGGGATTCATTTGATTATAGCTACACAAAGACCCTCTGTTGATGTCATTACTGGATTAATTAAATCTAATTTTACCGCAAGAATTGCGTTTAGAGTAAGTTCTAAAATAGACTCTATAACCATTCTAGATTGTACAGGAGCGGAACAATTAATTGGAAAAGGAGATCTTTTATTTTCTAATAAAAATGAACTAATTCGATTACAAGGTCCTTTTATCGACCTATCAGATATTCAAAAAATCGTTGATTTTTATGGAAGAAATACTTTTCAAAAAACGGATATTTTTCTTACCAGAACCGGATGA
- a CDS encoding porin: MKKTRMISLFIVLGFFYPWHDVHSEMIKKGEKLRTTMEKNVNPHRNFNIYMDFTSSIHSTVEAEKEIFDGSPFSMESFKLDLIGKANDKISYRFVQKFNNKKTHVDKEEDLDNVEDHKMYDPLIINLAYLKYKHNDKLSFLIGKQPVSFGSMEYNSKDLHIYQYPDVYKNKENPVGINFIYTPEKNHELQFQIVNSHSRKLNEDIHPENVNHPMGYSANWNWNLFNKIIQNRWSYSIFQESEKDKFWKLLALGSRLDLKPISIEADYILSDEDIEKNGFFTKILRSSNNNNYKDFASTKYGTYFLKFKYNFIPKWNLFAKGVYEVGRSKKDINEIYGLVKDQLLKKAYTYYGGIEYMPCKDDLSLYFLYKKQKVDYYMNFINIKQENKDNHSMALGLSYRIKLF, translated from the coding sequence ATGAAAAAAACAAGAATGATCTCTCTTTTTATTGTTTTGGGATTTTTTTATCCTTGGCATGATGTCCATAGTGAAATGATAAAAAAAGGAGAAAAGCTAAGAACAACAATGGAAAAAAATGTAAATCCCCATCGTAATTTTAATATTTACATGGATTTTACGAGTAGTATTCATTCTACAGTAGAAGCAGAAAAAGAGATTTTTGATGGATCTCCTTTTTCTATGGAATCTTTCAAATTAGACCTGATAGGAAAGGCGAATGATAAAATCAGTTATCGTTTTGTACAAAAATTTAATAATAAGAAAACCCATGTGGATAAGGAGGAAGATTTAGATAATGTGGAAGACCATAAGATGTATGATCCTCTCATCATTAATTTAGCTTATTTGAAATATAAGCATAATGATAAACTATCGTTTTTGATAGGAAAACAACCAGTTTCTTTTGGAAGTATGGAATATAATTCTAAAGATCTTCATATCTATCAGTATCCTGATGTATACAAAAATAAGGAAAATCCTGTTGGGATAAATTTTATTTATACTCCAGAAAAAAATCATGAATTACAGTTTCAGATTGTAAATAGCCATTCTAGAAAACTAAATGAAGATATACACCCTGAAAATGTCAATCATCCTATGGGATATTCTGCGAATTGGAATTGGAATTTATTTAATAAAATCATTCAAAATAGATGGTCTTATTCTATTTTTCAAGAAAGTGAAAAGGATAAATTTTGGAAATTATTAGCATTGGGGAGTCGATTAGATTTAAAACCGATTTCTATAGAAGCGGATTACATATTGAGTGATGAAGATATAGAAAAAAACGGTTTTTTTACAAAAATTTTACGTTCATCAAATAATAATAATTATAAGGATTTTGCCTCTACAAAATATGGAACTTATTTTCTAAAATTTAAGTATAACTTCATTCCAAAATGGAATTTATTTGCGAAAGGAGTATATGAGGTTGGAAGATCTAAAAAAGACATTAATGAAATTTATGGACTGGTTAAAGATCAATTACTAAAAAAAGCATATACTTATTATGGGGGGATAGAATATATGCCTTGTAAGGATGATTTAAGTTTATATTTTTTATATAAAAAACAAAAAGTTGATTATTATATGAATTTTATAAATATAAAACAAGAAAATAAGGATAATCATTCTATGGCTTTGGGATTAAGTTATCGCATCAAATTATTTTAA
- the nadD gene encoding nicotinate (nicotinamide) nucleotide adenylyltransferase, with the protein MRIGLFFGSFNPIHLGHVILANHIVEFLDIDHIWFVVSPKNPLKKKRNLLDYVHRIKMVRIAVEGYKKMSVLDIESECSPSYTIHTLDVIEKRYPKEKFTLIIGRDTLYSLKKWKSYKTILNKYDIFVYPRIGSFSNPFFKKENIYLLKAPMIEISSSFIRNSIQKGKNIKPLLQPKVWKYMKKHKFYRK; encoded by the coding sequence ATGAGAATAGGACTTTTTTTTGGATCATTTAATCCCATTCATTTAGGTCATGTAATCCTTGCTAATCACATAGTAGAGTTTTTGGATATAGATCATATTTGGTTTGTTGTTTCTCCAAAAAATCCACTAAAAAAAAAACGGAATCTTTTAGATTATGTCCATAGAATAAAGATGGTCCGCATCGCCGTTGAAGGTTATAAGAAAATGAGTGTTTTAGATATAGAATCTGAATGTTCTCCTTCTTATACTATTCATACGCTTGATGTAATAGAGAAAAGATATCCTAAAGAGAAATTTACTCTCATTATAGGAAGAGATACTTTATATTCATTAAAAAAATGGAAGAGTTATAAAACTATTTTAAATAAATATGATATTTTCGTATACCCTCGTATTGGTTCTTTCTCTAATCCTTTTTTTAAAAAGGAAAATATCTATCTTTTAAAAGCGCCTATGATTGAAATATCTTCTTCTTTTATTCGAAATTCTATTCAAAAAGGAAAGAATATAAAACCTTTGCTTCAACCAAAAGTATGGAAGTATATGAAAAAACATAAATTTTATAGAAAATAA
- a CDS encoding 5'-3' exonuclease H3TH domain-containing protein, with protein MNNKKLFLIDTYTILYQGYYAYIKNPLFTSQGINTSPIIHFTYFLINTLNEEKPSYMAAFFDTSRKTFRKKEYPKYKAHRKKTPRDISIAMPYVVNILNSFRISSFYAKDGYEADDLIGTIAKKAEKKGYMIYIITFDKDFSQLVTKNIQIYRPPFKGNPKKILGIEEIKKKFGVIEPKQVIDLWSMMGDSSDNIPGLPGIGEKYARKFIQKYGSLEKFLNSTHDLSGKIKKNIEKNKELALLSKRLVTIITNVPFFYFQEEKFSVKKPNWNSIKKIFCELEFQRLLKKAYQYKKKEMGE; from the coding sequence ATGAATAATAAAAAATTATTTTTAATAGATACATACACTATTCTTTATCAAGGCTATTATGCCTATATAAAAAATCCACTTTTTACTTCCCAAGGAATAAACACTTCTCCTATCATCCATTTTACTTATTTTTTGATTAATACTTTAAATGAGGAAAAACCTTCTTATATGGCTGCTTTTTTTGATACTAGTCGAAAAACTTTTCGAAAAAAAGAATATCCTAAATATAAAGCTCATAGAAAAAAAACTCCAAGAGATATTTCTATTGCTATGCCTTATGTTGTAAATATTTTAAATTCTTTTCGAATTTCCTCCTTTTATGCAAAAGATGGATACGAGGCAGACGATCTCATTGGAACTATAGCAAAAAAAGCAGAAAAAAAAGGATATATGATTTATATCATTACTTTTGACAAAGATTTTAGCCAACTTGTCACAAAAAACATACAGATTTATAGACCTCCTTTTAAAGGAAATCCAAAAAAAATATTAGGAATTGAGGAAATAAAAAAAAAATTTGGAGTGATAGAACCTAAACAAGTTATAGATTTATGGAGTATGATGGGAGATTCTTCTGACAATATACCAGGATTACCGGGGATAGGAGAAAAATATGCTAGAAAATTTATTCAAAAGTATGGAAGTCTTGAAAAATTTTTAAATTCTACCCATGATCTTAGCGGAAAGATTAAAAAAAATATTGAAAAGAATAAAGAATTAGCTCTTCTATCTAAAAGATTAGTTACCATTATTACTAACGTTCCCTTCTTTTATTTTCAAGAGGAAAAATTTTCTGTAAAAAAACCCAATTGGAATTCCATAAAAAAAATATTTTGTGAACTTGAATTTCAAAGATTATTAAAAAAGGCTTACCAATACAAAAAAAAAGAAATGGGAGAATAA
- the metG gene encoding methionine--tRNA ligase: MKKSNNKYTVTAAFPYANGPIHIGHLAGVYLPADIFVRYLRRKKKEVIFICGSDEHGVPITIQAKKENTTPKEIVNKYHFMIKDCFENFGIHFDNYSRTSTVIHQKISTSFFKKLHKEKKIFEKVSEQYYDNQAKQFLADRYIYGICPHCKHKEAYGDQCESCGSSLSPEELINPLSTISGSNPVLKKTKHWYFPLNEYQNFLEKWILMDHQKDWKVNVYGQAKSWLDQGLKPRAITRDLDWGIPIPIPKEIGKVLYVWFEATIGYISSTIEWAKRKKKDWKPYWKDQRTKLIQFIGKDNIVFHCIIFPSVLKAYNHGYILPDKILANEFLNLENEKISTSRNWGVWVHEYLMDFPNQQDTLRYILIAKMPEKKDNNFNWKDFQKTNNTELVAILGNFVNRSLTLIQKYNNGIIPPPGIFSITDKSILKKIRKYPENIGDLIESFRFREALICFMDLARLGNKYLTEEEPWNIKKTEQRIETILYVSLQIVGMLAQLAEPFLPYTSKKLLKMLRLEAFFWKKIENVKEFLRPGHVLGKSTLLFHKITDKSVENQLVKLGKVTYEK; encoded by the coding sequence ATGAAAAAATCAAATAATAAATATACAGTAACTGCTGCTTTTCCATATGCAAATGGACCCATTCATATAGGACATTTAGCTGGTGTCTATTTACCTGCAGATATTTTTGTTCGTTATCTTAGAAGGAAAAAAAAGGAGGTTATTTTTATATGTGGGTCCGATGAACATGGGGTTCCGATTACGATACAAGCTAAAAAAGAGAATACGACTCCTAAAGAAATAGTCAATAAATATCATTTCATGATTAAAGATTGTTTTGAAAATTTTGGGATACATTTTGATAACTATTCCAGAACTTCTACAGTTATTCATCAAAAAATTTCTACTTCTTTTTTTAAGAAGCTACATAAAGAAAAAAAAATCTTTGAAAAAGTATCTGAACAATACTATGACAATCAAGCTAAACAATTTTTAGCGGATAGATATATATATGGAATTTGCCCCCATTGTAAACACAAGGAAGCTTATGGAGATCAATGCGAAAGTTGTGGTTCTTCGTTAAGTCCTGAAGAATTAATAAATCCTCTTTCTACTATAAGTGGAAGCAATCCAGTTTTAAAAAAAACTAAACATTGGTATTTTCCATTAAATGAATATCAAAATTTTTTGGAAAAATGGATTTTAATGGATCATCAAAAAGACTGGAAAGTGAATGTTTATGGACAAGCTAAATCTTGGTTAGATCAAGGATTAAAACCTCGTGCTATTACAAGAGATCTGGATTGGGGAATTCCTATTCCGATTCCGAAAGAGATAGGAAAAGTTTTATATGTATGGTTTGAGGCTACTATAGGTTATATTTCCTCTACTATAGAATGGGCAAAACGGAAAAAAAAGGACTGGAAACCTTATTGGAAAGATCAAAGGACAAAATTAATTCAATTTATAGGAAAAGATAATATTGTATTTCATTGCATTATCTTTCCATCTGTACTTAAAGCATATAATCATGGATATATTTTACCGGATAAAATACTTGCTAATGAATTCCTAAATTTAGAAAATGAAAAAATTTCTACTTCCAGAAATTGGGGAGTATGGGTTCATGAATACTTAATGGATTTTCCAAATCAACAAGATACACTTCGTTACATTCTTATAGCTAAGATGCCAGAAAAAAAAGATAACAATTTTAATTGGAAGGATTTTCAAAAAACAAATAATACGGAGCTGGTAGCTATATTAGGAAATTTCGTTAATCGTAGTTTGACTTTAATTCAAAAATACAACAATGGGATTATTCCCCCTCCTGGTATTTTTTCCATCACAGATAAATCTATTTTAAAAAAAATAAGGAAATATCCGGAAAATATAGGGGATTTGATCGAATCCTTTCGATTTCGTGAAGCTTTAATTTGTTTTATGGATTTAGCTAGGCTTGGAAACAAGTATTTAACGGAAGAGGAACCTTGGAATATAAAAAAAACGGAACAACGGATAGAGACCATCCTTTACGTTTCTTTGCAAATTGTTGGGATGTTAGCGCAATTAGCAGAGCCTTTTCTTCCATATACTTCCAAGAAACTATTAAAAATGCTTCGTTTGGAAGCTTTTTTTTGGAAAAAAATAGAAAACGTGAAGGAATTTTTACGTCCAGGACATGTTTTAGGAAAGTCTACATTGTTATTTCACAAAATAACAGATAAAAGTGTTGAAAATCAACTAGTAAAATTAGGAAAAGTGACTTATGAAAAATAA
- the lysA gene encoding diaminopimelate decarboxylase, with the protein MNENRNYSVSRDQLMQLGKKYGTPLYIYDSRKIERQYLKMNKAFSEVGRLRINYACKANTNLNVLKFLQKLGSGLDTVSIQEVELGLIAGFSPKHIIFTPNCVSLQEVKKAVDFGVRINIDNLSLLEQFGSENPDYPIGIRINPHIMAGGNYKISVGHVDSKFGISYYQIPHLKRILKNTGLKIEGFHMHAGSDISDIEAFLQGAKVIFQIALDFPDIDYIDFGSGFKVPYKKDDIKTDLTFLSRSIIEKFEIFCKVYGKKVTLIWEPGKFLVSESGYFLVHVNVIKHTTSTVFAGVDSGFNHFIRPMFYEAYHCIENISNPNGRSRFYTIVGYICESDTFGFNRQIAEIREGDILCIKNAGAYCFSMSSNYNSRYRPSEVMIVKGQDFLIRRRETMQDLLRNIVEIQI; encoded by the coding sequence ATGAATGAAAATAGGAATTATTCAGTTTCTAGAGACCAGTTAATGCAACTAGGAAAAAAATACGGAACTCCTCTTTATATATATGATTCTAGAAAAATAGAAAGACAATATCTAAAGATGAATAAGGCTTTTAGTGAAGTTGGACGTTTAAGAATTAACTATGCTTGTAAAGCAAACACTAATTTGAATGTTTTAAAATTTTTACAAAAGTTAGGAAGTGGATTAGATACCGTTTCTATTCAAGAAGTAGAACTAGGGTTAATAGCTGGATTTTCTCCAAAACATATTATATTCACTCCAAATTGTGTTTCTCTACAAGAAGTTAAAAAAGCGGTTGATTTCGGAGTCAGAATTAACATAGATAATCTATCTCTTTTAGAACAGTTTGGAAGTGAAAATCCAGATTATCCTATAGGAATAAGAATCAATCCTCATATTATGGCAGGAGGAAATTATAAAATTTCAGTTGGACATGTCGATTCCAAATTCGGAATATCTTACTATCAAATTCCTCATCTAAAAAGGATCTTAAAAAATACAGGACTGAAAATAGAGGGATTTCATATGCATGCAGGATCTGATATATCAGATATAGAAGCCTTTTTACAAGGAGCTAAAGTGATATTTCAAATAGCTCTGGATTTTCCAGATATTGATTATATAGATTTTGGAAGTGGATTTAAAGTTCCATATAAAAAAGATGACATAAAAACGGATTTGACTTTTTTAAGTCGTTCTATTATAGAAAAGTTTGAAATTTTTTGTAAAGTGTATGGAAAAAAAGTAACTTTAATATGGGAACCTGGGAAATTTTTGGTGAGTGAATCTGGGTACTTTTTAGTTCATGTCAATGTCATTAAACATACTACTTCTACCGTATTTGCTGGAGTAGATTCCGGTTTTAATCACTTTATTCGTCCCATGTTTTATGAAGCTTATCACTGCATAGAAAATATTTCTAATCCTAACGGACGTTCTCGTTTCTACACAATAGTAGGATATATTTGTGAGTCGGATACATTTGGATTCAATCGTCAAATTGCAGAAATCCGTGAGGGGGATATTTTATGTATTAAAAATGCAGGAGCTTACTGTTTTTCTATGTCCTCTAATTATAATTCTCGTTATAGACCTTCTGAAGTTATGATTGTAAAAGGACAAGATTTTCTTATTAGAAGAAGAGAAACTATGCAAGATCTTCTTAGAAATATTGTAGAAATTCAAATTTAG
- the lon gene encoding endopeptidase La: MLLKNIFTESGFESEAEFIPLMSQDEEDQLLKDDIPEQLCILTVRNMVLYSGIVFPIIAGKSGSIQLLQDAYGLDKTVGVLTQKNSGIENLSEKDLYSIGTVAKILKLLKMPDGNTTVILQGKRRFKVSRFIQNDPYFKAEIIALEENKPSCKDKEYLALVESIKEIAIKIIQDNPNIPSEASIAIRNIESPSFLINFVAANMNLATRDKQKLLEYDDLKKRAMETLRFLNVEHQQIKLKNDIQSRVRSDMDQQQREYFLHQQIKAIQEELGDISYEKEIDEMRAKASRKKWSKEAKKQFDRELIKMQRTNPQMPEYTVQRNYLELMIDLPWGKYSKDSFDLEFAQKILDRDHYGLEKVKERIIEYLAVLKLRGDMRSPILCFYGPPGVGKTSLGRSIATALKRKYVRISLGGLHDESEIRGHRRTYIGAMPGRLLQSIRKVGTSNPVFVLDEIDKIGLGANGDPSSAMLEVLDPEQNTSFYDNFLEMGYDLSKVLFIATANSLSNIQPALIDRMEVIEMNGYTVEEKTQIVKKHILPKQLKENGLKKSDLILGTQQIEKVIESYTRESGLRTLEKHMAKLARYAAKHIAMDRKYVKRLSIEKIEEILGIPNDPDRYEENKVPGVVTGLAWTNFGGDILYIESSLSKGKGNLSITGNLGEVMKESATIALQYIKAHYKDFNIDPKMFEEQNVHVHVPEGAVPKDGPSAGITMLTSLVSSYTKRKLRPHLAMTGEITLRGKVLPVGGIKEKILAAKRANIKEIILSQDNKKDVEEIKQDHLKGLTFDYVRDMNDVIHLALI, encoded by the coding sequence ATGTTACTAAAAAATATATTTACCGAATCTGGATTCGAGTCTGAAGCAGAATTTATTCCTTTAATGAGTCAGGATGAAGAAGATCAACTTCTTAAAGATGACATTCCGGAACAATTATGTATATTAACAGTGAGAAATATGGTTTTATATTCTGGAATTGTTTTTCCCATTATAGCAGGAAAAAGTGGATCTATCCAATTATTACAAGATGCTTATGGATTGGATAAAACCGTTGGAGTATTAACACAGAAAAATTCAGGAATAGAAAATCTTAGTGAAAAAGATTTATACTCTATAGGAACAGTGGCTAAAATCTTGAAGTTATTGAAAATGCCTGATGGAAATACCACTGTTATTTTACAGGGAAAAAGAAGATTTAAGGTCAGTCGTTTTATTCAAAACGATCCATATTTTAAAGCAGAAATTATAGCTTTAGAAGAAAACAAACCTTCTTGTAAAGATAAGGAATACCTTGCTTTGGTAGAATCCATCAAAGAAATTGCCATAAAAATTATTCAGGATAATCCAAATATTCCATCAGAAGCAAGCATTGCTATTCGCAATATAGAAAGCCCTTCTTTTTTAATCAATTTTGTAGCAGCCAATATGAATTTAGCTACTAGAGACAAACAAAAATTGTTAGAGTATGATGATTTAAAAAAGAGAGCCATGGAGACGCTGCGTTTTCTGAACGTAGAACATCAACAAATAAAGTTAAAGAACGATATTCAGTCCCGTGTTCGTAGTGATATGGATCAGCAACAAAGAGAATATTTTCTACATCAACAAATTAAAGCTATACAAGAAGAGTTAGGAGATATTTCTTATGAAAAAGAGATTGATGAAATGCGTGCAAAAGCTTCCAGAAAAAAATGGTCTAAGGAAGCTAAAAAACAGTTTGATAGAGAGTTAATAAAAATGCAAAGGACTAATCCTCAAATGCCAGAATATACTGTTCAAAGAAATTATCTAGAATTGATGATTGATCTCCCCTGGGGAAAATACTCAAAAGATAGTTTTGATTTAGAATTTGCTCAGAAAATATTAGATAGAGATCATTACGGGTTGGAAAAAGTTAAAGAACGTATTATAGAATATTTGGCAGTTTTAAAATTAAGAGGAGATATGCGTTCCCCTATTCTATGCTTTTATGGTCCACCTGGAGTGGGAAAAACTTCTTTGGGTAGATCTATAGCTACTGCACTTAAAAGAAAATACGTACGTATTTCTTTAGGTGGATTACACGATGAGTCTGAAATACGTGGTCACAGAAGAACTTATATTGGAGCTATGCCGGGAAGATTATTGCAATCCATCCGAAAGGTAGGAACTTCCAATCCTGTTTTTGTTCTTGACGAAATTGATAAAATAGGTTTAGGAGCGAATGGAGATCCTTCTTCTGCCATGTTAGAAGTTTTGGACCCAGAACAGAATACCTCATTTTATGACAATTTTTTGGAAATGGGTTATGATTTGTCCAAAGTATTGTTTATCGCTACAGCCAATTCTCTTTCTAATATACAACCAGCTCTTATAGATAGAATGGAGGTTATAGAGATGAATGGATATACGGTAGAGGAAAAGACCCAAATCGTCAAAAAACATATCCTTCCTAAACAATTGAAAGAAAATGGATTGAAAAAATCAGACTTGATACTTGGAACTCAACAAATTGAAAAAGTTATAGAAAGTTATACCAGAGAATCCGGTTTGAGAACTCTGGAAAAACATATGGCTAAATTAGCACGTTATGCCGCTAAGCATATTGCTATGGATAGGAAATATGTGAAACGTTTAAGTATTGAAAAAATAGAGGAAATTCTGGGAATTCCAAATGATCCGGATCGTTATGAAGAAAATAAAGTTCCAGGCGTTGTTACAGGTTTAGCTTGGACTAATTTTGGTGGAGATATTTTATACATAGAATCCAGTTTGTCCAAGGGAAAAGGAAATTTAAGTATTACTGGAAATTTAGGAGAAGTTATGAAAGAATCTGCCACAATTGCTTTGCAATATATTAAAGCTCATTATAAGGATTTTAACATAGATCCTAAAATGTTCGAAGAACAAAATGTACACGTTCATGTTCCTGAAGGTGCTGTCCCTAAAGACGGTCCATCTGCAGGAATTACTATGTTAACTTCTCTAGTATCAAGTTATACTAAAAGAAAATTAAGACCTCATTTAGCTATGACAGGAGAAATTACATTAAGAGGAAAGGTTCTTCCTGTGGGAGGAATAAAAGAGAAAATTCTAGCTGCTAAACGGGCTAATATAAAAGAAATTATCCTTTCACAGGATAATAAAAAAGATGTAGAAGAAATTAAACAAGACCACTTAAAGGGATTAACCTTTGATTATGTTAGAGACATGAATGATGTGATTCATTTAGCCCTGATATAG